Proteins from one bacterium genomic window:
- a CDS encoding proline dehydrogenase family protein has translation MLNALIAKTLPIVPKSIVYVVASRYIAGPKLSDAIKESLQLNRSGRTVTVDVLGENIADLSEANAAAAQYHEVLEQLSKEKVNGNVSVKPTQMGLGIDRDHARKIYRELLTLARAKNTFIRIDMEDSPFTDLTLELYHGLRSDGFDNVGVVLQAYLKRTVSDIEALAKIMGGTQAVGGKHVRLCKGIYVEPEAIAFKGKEEIRTNYKKSLDAIFDNDISVGIATHDLPLIEYAFEQIKKRKIPQEKYEFQMLLGVLPNLGQRIIDQGHPLRLYVPFGEQWYAYSIRRLKENPAMAGHIIKAMFRFGG, from the coding sequence ATGTTAAACGCACTTATCGCAAAAACACTCCCCATCGTACCTAAATCGATTGTCTATGTAGTTGCAAGCCGGTATATCGCCGGACCAAAACTTTCCGACGCTATCAAAGAAAGCCTGCAATTGAACCGTTCCGGGAGAACGGTTACGGTCGATGTATTGGGCGAAAACATCGCGGACTTATCCGAAGCCAATGCCGCCGCCGCTCAGTACCATGAAGTACTGGAACAATTGTCGAAGGAGAAAGTCAACGGTAACGTATCGGTGAAACCAACCCAGATGGGATTGGGGATTGATCGTGACCACGCCCGGAAAATCTACCGGGAGTTGTTGACACTTGCCCGGGCGAAAAACACCTTCATCCGAATCGATATGGAAGATTCCCCTTTCACCGATCTGACGCTGGAATTGTATCACGGATTACGGAGCGACGGTTTCGACAATGTCGGTGTCGTATTGCAAGCGTACCTCAAACGCACCGTCTCCGATATCGAAGCCTTGGCGAAGATAATGGGCGGAACCCAAGCGGTCGGCGGCAAACATGTCCGGTTATGTAAAGGGATTTATGTCGAACCGGAAGCAATTGCCTTCAAAGGGAAAGAGGAAATCCGCACCAACTACAAGAAGTCACTCGATGCCATTTTCGATAACGATATTAGTGTCGGTATCGCAACGCACGATTTACCGCTGATCGAGTATGCCTTCGAGCAAATCAAGAAACGGAAGATTCCCCAAGAGAAGTATGAGTTCCAGATGTTACTGGGTGTACTTCCTAATCTTGGGCAACGAATAATCGACCAAGGGCATCCGCTCCGCTTGTATGTGCCGTTTGGCGAACAGTGGTATGCCTATAGCATCCGTCGGCTCAAGGAAAACCCGGCAATGGCGGGACACATCATTAAAGCGATGTTCCGGTTTGGTGGATGA
- a CDS encoding enoyl-CoA hydratase/isomerase family protein produces the protein MNSSEVTVTLREHVAEITISRPPTNLISLALAHRLNEELVRLALNKELKIIVLRGAGGVFSSGINVEDLTRERVGEMMHELDKLFENLNVPDIITLAAVNGEALGTGCEIALFCDLCVASARSSFGQPEVELALFPPVATALLPRLGGRNRALQLLLTGDPVDAQTAKEMGIINEVFPSNEFEERMRVFLRRIARHSHVALSHIKRVVDGGLYEPVTRAVKMSEDIFLNDLMSTSDAQEGIKAALENRPPKWFRG, from the coding sequence ATGAACTCGTCCGAAGTCACCGTCACTTTACGCGAGCACGTAGCGGAGATTACGATCTCACGCCCGCCGACGAACTTAATTTCGCTTGCATTAGCCCATCGGCTCAATGAAGAGCTGGTTCGGTTAGCGCTGAACAAAGAATTAAAAATCATAGTCTTGCGAGGCGCTGGAGGTGTCTTCTCCTCCGGCATTAACGTCGAAGACTTGACTCGTGAGCGCGTCGGCGAAATGATGCACGAACTTGACAAGCTCTTTGAAAACCTAAATGTACCCGATATCATCACGCTGGCCGCAGTAAACGGAGAAGCGTTGGGTACCGGATGCGAAATTGCGTTGTTTTGCGATCTCTGTGTCGCCTCAGCCCGTTCGAGTTTTGGACAACCGGAAGTCGAGTTGGCACTCTTTCCACCAGTTGCAACTGCATTGCTGCCAAGGTTGGGCGGGCGAAACCGCGCCCTTCAATTGCTGTTAACCGGCGATCCGGTCGATGCCCAAACAGCGAAAGAAATGGGTATCATCAACGAAGTGTTTCCATCAAACGAGTTTGAAGAACGGATGCGGGTATTCCTTCGCCGGATTGCGCGCCACAGTCATGTCGCGTTAAGTCACATCAAACGGGTTGTTGATGGTGGCTTGTATGAACCGGTGACCCGCGCCGTCAAGATGAGTGAAGACATATTCTTGAACGATTTGATGTCGACTTCCGATGCTCAGGAAGGCATCAAGGCAGCACTGGAAAACCGGCCACCGAAATGGTTCCGTGGCTAA
- a CDS encoding phosphoribosyltransferase codes for MQTHTHSHEGRREITWERFGEMAKELALKIDREYQPDCIVGISKGGLTLASVLASLFRIDLYPIRLSYRERDRIVHEKPRWSVEPPDDVEGCKVLLVDELAVSGHTLHEAERALRNKGVSEIKTCTLYIHPGSFKPDFYYLETPELVVNPWDKWVIVENEITIHPEYR; via the coding sequence ATGCAAACTCACACTCACTCCCATGAGGGGCGGCGGGAGATTACTTGGGAACGCTTCGGGGAAATGGCGAAGGAACTCGCGCTCAAAATCGACCGGGAGTATCAACCAGATTGCATCGTAGGGATATCGAAAGGCGGCTTAACCTTAGCTTCCGTCTTAGCAAGTCTGTTCCGGATCGATTTGTATCCGATTCGCTTATCATACCGCGAGCGGGATCGAATCGTCCACGAGAAACCGCGGTGGTCAGTAGAACCACCTGACGATGTTGAGGGGTGTAAAGTACTCCTTGTCGACGAATTGGCAGTGTCGGGTCATACCCTCCACGAGGCAGAGCGAGCATTGCGCAACAAAGGGGTCAGTGAAATAAAAACATGTACCCTGTACATTCATCCAGGTAGCTTCAAGCCAGACTTTTATTATCTGGAAACCCCGGAATTGGTTGTTAATCCATGGGATAAATGGGTAATTGTCGAGAACGAAATCACAATTCATCCCGAGTATCGATAA
- a CDS encoding RluA family pseudouridine synthase yields MPEIPRITFRIPTKETITIATAIRQAIPTASWNTVRKWLHGGHVLVNGIPVFEESARVNQTNEIAISPASGGSLARIERSNSEDIVKVVYLDIDVAVVEKPSGVTTQIATDDWEPTEVKRPGDRTLEELMIPIVKKMVLARPEWKSGSPRLVHRLDKDTSGLLVFARTARAYDLLKRQFFEHTIDREYIAIVLGTMTRETTFDSYLIEDRGDGKRGSVNQPERHAKHAITHVFPEQQYHYATQVRCRLETGRTHQIRIHLSEAGHPVLGDPIYGTSFDLIPEIVPAPRLALHAKLLAFDHPNGKRMRFESPLPPDLTKWVKKL; encoded by the coding sequence ATGCCAGAAATTCCCCGCATAACATTCCGGATTCCAACGAAAGAAACAATCACAATTGCTACAGCGATTCGCCAAGCAATTCCAACCGCATCTTGGAACACTGTTCGGAAATGGTTGCATGGTGGTCACGTACTGGTGAACGGTATCCCGGTTTTTGAAGAATCGGCGCGGGTCAATCAAACCAACGAAATCGCAATTTCTCCGGCATCGGGCGGCAGTCTTGCCCGGATCGAGCGTAGCAATAGCGAAGATATCGTAAAAGTTGTTTATCTCGATATCGATGTTGCTGTCGTCGAAAAACCGTCCGGGGTAACGACGCAAATCGCTACCGACGATTGGGAACCGACTGAAGTCAAACGCCCCGGCGACCGTACCCTCGAAGAGTTGATGATTCCTATTGTCAAGAAGATGGTACTGGCTCGTCCCGAATGGAAGAGTGGTTCACCGAGGTTAGTTCATCGCCTCGACAAGGATACCAGCGGACTGCTGGTATTCGCACGGACTGCTCGCGCGTATGATTTACTAAAACGGCAATTCTTTGAACACACCATCGATCGCGAATACATCGCAATAGTACTCGGTACGATGACACGGGAAACGACTTTCGATTCGTATTTGATAGAAGATCGCGGCGATGGGAAGCGGGGATCGGTGAATCAACCGGAACGTCATGCGAAGCACGCCATCACCCACGTATTCCCGGAACAGCAATACCATTATGCAACACAAGTACGTTGTCGGTTGGAAACCGGACGTACCCATCAGATCCGTATCCACTTGAGCGAGGCTGGGCACCCCGTCCTCGGCGATCCGATCTATGGCACTTCTTTCGACCTCATTCCCGAAATCGTTCCAGCGCCCCGGTTAGCGCTTCATGCGAAACTTTTAGCATTCGACCACCCGAATGGAAAGCGCATGCGGTTCGAGTCGCCATTGCCTCCTGATTTAACTAAGTGGGTGAAGAAGCTGTAG
- a CDS encoding YchF family ATPase codes for MQLGLVGLPRVGKTTLFSALVGKVVDRTYGKRETHVAVAKVPDPRLPDFTAIFQPKREIPATVEYVDIAGLEAGAGKAGYDENFLKTLAQTNALVLVLRGFDAEDGAAPDPVKEFVTAEEEFLLNDLGLVERRLSRLEGQIKKQKSPALEAEFKLMQMCFAVLEQEKPLRTMNIDLENEKLLRGFQFLSYKPLMVVINYGEEYAEKVSGWEAAIRTKLTERSTILSLQAEIEAEIAQLEEADRTAFLADLGIAEPAAHRVIRECYSLLNLISFFTVGEDECRAWTLTKGTNAVGAAGVIHSDLARGFIRAEVTRGSDMLEHRSLHVLKEKGLSRLEGKEYVVQDGDILVIRFAV; via the coding sequence ATGCAACTTGGTTTAGTAGGACTTCCCCGCGTTGGGAAGACGACATTGTTCTCCGCATTGGTAGGGAAAGTAGTCGATCGCACCTATGGCAAACGAGAAACCCATGTCGCTGTTGCGAAGGTACCCGATCCCCGATTACCGGATTTTACGGCAATTTTCCAGCCGAAACGGGAAATACCTGCCACCGTTGAGTATGTCGATATCGCCGGTCTCGAAGCAGGCGCTGGTAAAGCCGGTTATGATGAGAATTTTCTAAAGACACTTGCTCAGACCAATGCGCTGGTGTTGGTGTTGCGCGGTTTCGATGCGGAAGATGGAGCAGCGCCCGATCCGGTCAAAGAGTTCGTTACTGCGGAAGAGGAATTCCTGCTTAATGATCTCGGTTTGGTGGAACGTCGGCTCTCCCGATTGGAAGGACAAATCAAGAAACAGAAATCACCCGCATTGGAAGCCGAATTCAAATTGATGCAAATGTGCTTTGCCGTTCTGGAACAAGAAAAACCGCTTCGTACCATGAACATCGATTTGGAGAACGAGAAGCTATTACGGGGATTTCAGTTTCTTTCCTACAAACCGCTCATGGTCGTCATCAACTACGGCGAAGAGTATGCCGAAAAAGTGTCCGGTTGGGAAGCAGCGATTCGGACGAAGTTAACCGAACGCAGTACGATACTTTCTTTGCAAGCAGAAATCGAAGCAGAAATTGCGCAATTGGAAGAAGCCGACCGGACTGCTTTTCTGGCGGATTTGGGAATTGCCGAACCTGCGGCGCACCGCGTTATTCGCGAGTGTTATTCGCTGCTAAATCTTATCTCATTCTTTACTGTAGGCGAAGATGAATGCAGGGCGTGGACTTTAACGAAAGGCACCAATGCCGTTGGTGCAGCCGGTGTGATACATTCGGATTTAGCTCGCGGTTTTATTCGTGCGGAAGTAACGCGCGGCAGCGATATGCTTGAGCACCGTTCGCTACATGTCCTGAAAGAGAAGGGGCTCTCGAGGTTGGAAGGAAAAGAATACGTCGTACAGGATGGTGATATCCTTGTCATTCGATTCGCAGTGTAA
- a CDS encoding NAD-dependent epimerase/dehydratase family protein has protein sequence MVLLTGATGFLGTRLLLRLLEWKGQVRVIVRDPKALRAKLPEEYRSPGVVDIFTGDLTKPNIDFEKIYEGIDTIIHNAAIVKVSSERFKPMYAVNVRATERMLGAAPNDCYFLQIGSVVAYGPTGLTPVDENSPFPAKAISPYEATKREAVILARKRLDNGLPCGILNPGIIYGPGAKGSLTRFAHWVAHGKLPIFAGRNSLGSFVHIDDVVDTAIEMLKRRERDEFIAGGESLPMGEFLDLVATATGGKSPQFDVSPTLLAALTTIPSLLFNLFRSELPFTPTLFRTVNHHWAYSSAKAERLLGVRYRNAKTGIDDWVKAGSFQ, from the coding sequence ATGGTACTACTCACCGGGGCAACCGGATTTCTTGGAACACGTCTTTTACTCCGCCTCCTTGAATGGAAGGGGCAGGTGCGCGTGATTGTACGCGATCCGAAAGCATTGAGGGCAAAATTACCGGAAGAGTATCGCTCTCCTGGTGTCGTCGATATCTTCACAGGTGATTTAACCAAACCAAACATTGACTTTGAAAAAATTTATGAAGGCATCGACACCATCATCCACAATGCTGCGATTGTGAAGGTGAGCAGCGAGCGGTTCAAACCAATGTATGCGGTAAATGTCCGTGCTACGGAACGCATGTTGGGTGCCGCACCGAATGACTGCTACTTCCTGCAAATCGGTTCGGTGGTCGCCTACGGTCCAACCGGTCTTACTCCCGTCGATGAAAATTCACCCTTTCCGGCAAAAGCGATTTCACCCTATGAAGCGACCAAACGAGAGGCCGTGATTCTTGCCAGAAAACGGCTCGACAACGGTTTACCCTGTGGCATTCTTAATCCCGGGATTATCTATGGACCCGGCGCTAAAGGTTCATTGACGCGGTTCGCTCATTGGGTAGCGCACGGAAAGCTCCCAATCTTTGCAGGACGCAACTCGCTGGGAAGTTTCGTTCATATCGACGATGTTGTCGACACGGCGATTGAAATGTTGAAGCGGCGGGAACGTGACGAGTTTATCGCCGGAGGTGAGTCGCTACCGATGGGAGAGTTTCTCGATCTCGTCGCTACCGCGACCGGAGGAAAATCTCCACAATTCGACGTTTCTCCGACATTGCTGGCAGCTCTCACGACAATTCCTTCTCTTTTATTTAATCTATTTAGAAGCGAATTACCGTTTACACCAACTTTGTTCCGTACAGTAAACCACCATTGGGCATACTCCAGTGCGAAGGCGGAACGTTTGTTGGGTGTTCGATATCGCAATGCGAAAACCGGTATCGACGATTGGGTTAAAGCTGGTTCTTTCCAGTAA
- a CDS encoding enoyl-CoA hydratase-related protein: protein MEYTYRYLLVEVSERIALVTINRPEALNALSTKVIEEIHDFATKAKSDPEIGGIIVTGAGEKAFVAGADITELNTLDAANGKKYSENGNTAFRCLETLPKPVIAAVNGFALGGGCELAMACHIRIASEKAKFGQPEVNLGLIPGFGGTQRLMRLVGVGRALQLLLSAEIIDANEAYRIGLVNKVVPPGELLSTARDLLKLILTKSPKGLEYCIEAVSNGLERHLDEALSVEAWWFGQACGTPDMKEGTGAFLEKRKPVWKSN, encoded by the coding sequence ATGGAGTATACATATAGATACTTGTTGGTGGAGGTTTCCGAGCGCATTGCGCTGGTTACAATCAATCGGCCGGAAGCATTGAATGCACTATCCACCAAGGTTATCGAAGAGATTCACGATTTTGCGACCAAGGCGAAATCTGATCCGGAGATTGGTGGAATCATTGTGACCGGGGCAGGGGAAAAGGCATTTGTCGCCGGTGCCGATATTACCGAATTGAACACGTTGGATGCCGCCAACGGCAAGAAATACTCGGAAAACGGAAATACCGCTTTCCGATGTTTGGAAACATTACCGAAACCGGTGATTGCCGCCGTGAATGGGTTCGCATTGGGCGGAGGGTGCGAATTAGCTATGGCATGCCATATCCGAATCGCTTCGGAAAAAGCGAAGTTTGGACAACCGGAAGTGAATCTTGGTCTAATTCCAGGATTTGGCGGCACCCAACGGCTCATGCGGCTGGTCGGGGTGGGCAGAGCGCTTCAATTGCTGCTAAGTGCAGAGATAATCGATGCAAACGAAGCATACCGCATCGGTTTGGTAAATAAAGTTGTTCCACCGGGGGAATTGCTTAGCACTGCGAGAGACCTGTTAAAACTAATCCTGACAAAATCGCCCAAAGGGCTCGAGTATTGCATTGAGGCCGTATCAAATGGACTGGAACGCCACTTGGACGAAGCATTGTCCGTCGAAGCTTGGTGGTTTGGACAAGCTTGTGGGACACCGGATATGAAGGAAGGCACCGGAGCTTTTTTAGAAAAACGCAAACCGGTATGGAAAAGTAACTAA